The Paramisgurnus dabryanus chromosome 1, PD_genome_1.1, whole genome shotgun sequence genome includes a window with the following:
- the ccdc146 gene encoding coiled-coil domain-containing protein 146: protein MSQPEGWRPSPSENEEEGVDERATPISAIAPEADAHYRQPTVTSSNPAIQCLEQLFSEGKISAAKMAHLKASFNLLQEALKSSQDSELKLMQEAKAYRSKLKQQNQELETAELFPEGYDTEVSSLKQKLLQSYNELKEAEERDYQMQFQIQCLNEEKLCLEKEYQNQPKPAELERRYMSLKESSEEMRKETIQLRHEGQTLTESVETQQKHTDKERCELDELKKLVENKEAELAQLLPIPIQLAKEIDRITHRKSELEKQVAVMEEQRMERMKHQQLMGAKYEKVKEAKGEVLRELEAYRAQLMAAQNKQERLLIELQMTKEKEASFMDQRGQLDIDMEQIVAQYVSLRDKLARDTRVKDRLLRALKRNELQLKQAKEDLFLTQQQLERTQAQRDAVPEGDCLLHKRKDLENEVENLKRSLIIKQSMAGLKVHLAEEYVEQEQALIRESHRHREELHHLHRLILIKANEREQKSHELLKAQLKYKRSKQDLQGKGLVIQEHKKQCQDTQIRLSVFAKVYEVIKDERNKYTSLIQISNQNLAEVKEKLNKMEEDLQILRKIVINKDKMLQKSHLQHSQSYKLRDHAKNEISKISKDLQEMHEQREEQKLNISKLTDTINTQEQNLLHLRKSFESAVQGRKERGMQLLEREKELCVFYERLNTKEGAIQDDNMKIQDMEDEIRNLKIVQKDQDRQINLLRQQVPWTQALQDENILLQIQLSETKDKRKELEKMVMDLSRAEQLSGEDPSPEELVKKIEQLEVQLTEKEALLLEIELVYEQVTHLSQRIRNKAENGKEDSLQLAKKMNELQAQIRERTRKMMAVVGELSMRQAESVTLHQEMKEKELQLDSCQRRLDQGLFPSDDTQQEWLRHLRDQHRRQVDAEKKARLAEEDEWKQLPSGVYTTAELRPNAYIPADDPLPVPKHYGALAPFKPTEPGANIRHIRKPKPKPIEI from the exons ATGAGTCAGCCAGAGGGGTGGAGGCCTTCACCATCAGAGAATGAGGAGGAGGGGGTTGATGAGAGGGCCACACCCATTTCAGCAATAGCTCCTGAAGCTGATGCTCATTATAGACAACCTACTGTTACATCATCAAACCCAGCCATACAATGCCTGGAACAG CTTTTTTCTGAAGGAAAGATCAGTGCAGCGAAAATGGCTCATCTTAAGGCCAGTTTTAACCTCTTACAAGAAGCTCTGAAAAG TTCTCAGGATTCAGAACTGAAACTCATGCAGGAAGCTAAGGCCTACCGCAGTAAGCTGAAGCAGCAGAACCAGGAGCTGGAGACGGCAGAGCTCTTTCCAGAGGGTTATGACACTGAGGTCAGCAGCCTAAAACAGAAGCTCCTCCAGTCCTACAATGAACTGAAAGAGGCTGAGGAGAGAGATTACCAGATGCAGTTCCAGATCCAGTG TCTCAATGAAGAAAAGCTTTGTCTTGAAAAAGAGTACCAGAACCAGCCCAAACCAGCT GAGCTGGAAAGGAGGTACATGTCTCTAAAGGAGAGCTCTGAGGAAATGAGAAAGGAGACCATCCAACTCCGACACGAGGGGCAAACTTTAACTGAAAGTGTGGAGACTCAACAGAAACACACAGATAAAGAACGATGTGAGCTTGATGAGTTAAAAAAACTTGTTGAGAACAAGGAG GCTGAGCTGGCTCAATTGCTCCCTATACCCATTCAGCTAGCAAAGGAGATTGACAGGATCACCCACAGAAAATC AGAGTTGGAGAAACAGGTGGCAGTAATGGAGGAACAGCGTATGGAGCGCATGAAGCACCAACAGTTGATGGGGGCAAAGTATGAGAAAGTGAAGGAGGCCAAAGGAGAGGTGCTCAGAGAACTGGAAGCCTACAGGGCTCAGCTGATGGCCGCACAGAATAAACAAGAAAGACTTCTTATAGAGCTGCAGATGACCAAAGAGAAAGAGGCCAGCTTCATGGATCAAAG GGGTCAGCTGGACATTGACATGGAGCAGATTGTGGCCCAGTACGTGTCTCTCCGTGATAAGCTGGCTCGAGACACGCGGGTGAAAGACAGGCTCTTAAGAGCTCTGAAGAGGAATGAACTGCAGCTGAAACAGGCCAAAGAGGATCTTTTTCTTACTCAACAGCAGCTTGAGAGGACCCAGGCTCAG AGGGATGCAGTTCCAGAGGGTGACTGCTTGTTGCACAAGAGGAAGGATCTTGAAAATGAAGTGGAGAACCTAAAACGCAGTTTGATTATTAAG CAGTCAATGGCAGGGTTGAAGGTCCATCTAGCAGAAGAGTATGTGGAGCAAGAACAGGCTCTAATACGAGAGTCTCATCGCCACAGAGAAGAGCTTCATCACCTCCATCGTCTCATACTCATCAAAGCAAATGAGAGAGAGCAGAAGAGCCACGAGCTGCTCAAAGCGCAG CTTAAATATAAGCGTTCCAAGCAAGACCTACAGGGAAAAGGTCTGGTTATTCAAGAACACAAGAAACAGTGTCAAGATACCCAAATAAG GCTAAGTGTATTTGCTAAGGTGTATGAAGTCATCAAAGATGAGAGGAACAAATACACGAGCCTGATCCAAATCTCCAACCAAAATCTGGCAGAAGTTAAAGAGAAGCTGAATAAAATGGAGGAAGACCTTCAGATTCTGCGAAAGATTGTGATCAACAAAGACAA GATGCTGCAGAAGTCCCATCTGCAACACTCCCAAAGCTACAAGCTCCGAGACCATGCGAAGAACGAGATCTCAAAGATCTCCAAAGATCTGCAGGAAATGCACGAGCAACGTGAGGAGCAAAAGTTGAACATCAGCAAGCTCACAGACACAATCAACACGCAGGAGCAAAATCTACTGCACTTGCGGAAAAGCTTTGAGTCCGCCGTGCAGGGACGTAAGGAGCG AGGCATGCAGCTTCTGGAAAGAGAAAAGGAGTTGTGTGTGTTTTACGAGAGGCTTAATACGAAGGAGGGTGCGATTCAAGATGACAACATGAAGATCCAAGACATGGAGGATGAGATAAGAAACCTGAAGATTGTCCAGAAAGATCAGGATAGACAGATCAATCTGCTAAGACAACAGGTGCCCTGGACTCAGGCACTACAGGACGAGAACATTCTGTTACAGATTCAG CTGTCTGAGACCAAAGACAAAAGAAAAGAGCTAGAAAAAATGGTAATGGACCTCAGCAGAGCAGAACAGCTGAGTGGAGAAGATCCATCTCCTGAAGAACTCGTCAAGAAGATTGAACAG TTGGAGGTTCAGCTGACGGAAAAAGAAGCTCTGCTCTTGGAAATAGAACTGGTGTACGAGCAGGTCACGCACCTCTCCCAGCGGATCCGAAACAAAGCTGAGAATGGTAAAGAAGATTCCCTTCAGCTGGCTAAAAAA ATGAATGAACTGCAGGCTCAGATCCGGGAGCGCACCCGTAAAATGATGGCCGTCGTGGGGGAGCTGTCCATGCGCCAGGCGGAGTCCGTGACTCTGCATCAGGAGATGAAGGAGAAAGAACTACAGCTGGACTCGTGTCAGAGGCGTCTAGACCAGGGTCTGTTCCCCTCCGACGACACACAGCAGGAGTGGCTGCGACATCTCCGAGATCAGCACAGACGCCAAgttgatgcagagaaaaaagcCAGG ttgGCTGAGGAAGATGAGTGGAAGCAGCTTCCAAGCGGTGTTTACACTACAGCTGAGCTTCGACCCAACGCTTACATCCCAGCTGACGATCCGTTGCCTGTGCCCAAACATTACGGAGCCCTAGCGCCCTTCAAACCCACCGAGCCTGGTGCCAACATTCGCCACATCCGCAAACCAAAACCCAAACCTATTGAGATTTAG
- the fgl2a gene encoding fibrinogen-like 2a — protein sequence MKLLYVCCSLLIAIREGLAAAGSGPSGVLNRSSGVSSCSQVRLKPAGQCDDEDECPYQLTLPPLTIQLPKQFRLLEKTMKELQSLKETVNMMKISCQECSSRQVDVNLQKDSGDPANGGFEQGRGDTSTRVYQNGNDSNNDIVKDMRVKMNRMSISLKNARGQINTLQGRLEELNLLNLQNVEDIVDRKVENITGMVNKISSTCTSQCPKVEHPEPQPLTSFSPRDCSDINLLGERPSGVYQLIPDPRNGSFPVYCDMESSGGGWTVLQQRINGSVSFNRNWTEYKKGFGDLNGNFWLGNDKIHLLTKAKDMVLRIELEDFGGTRGYAKYDQFYVSNEYLNYRLSLSGYSGTAGNALQFSKNFNHDQKFFTTPDRDHDMYPTGNCGEYYGSGWWFDSCMSANLNGKYYKAKYKGKRDGIYWGTWHNMTNEYYLTSYRQAFKNVKMMIRPKNYSP from the exons ATGAAACTTTTGTATGTCTGCTGTTCCCTTCTGATAGCGATAAGAGAGGGGTTAGCAGCTGCTGGCAGTGGCCCTTCTGGGGTTCTGAACAGGTCGTCTGGAGTTTCCAGCTGCTCCCAGGTGAGACTGAAGCCAGCTGGGCAATGTGATGATGAGGACGAGTGCCCATACCAGCTCACTCTGCCGCCTCTGACCATCCAACTTCCCAAACAATTTCGACTACTGGAAAAGACCATGAAGGAGCTGCAAAGTCTGAAGGAGACCGTAAACATGATGAAGATCTCCTGCCAGGAATGCAGCTCGCGGCAGGTGGATGTCAACTTACAGAAAGACAGCGGAGACCCCGCGAATGGTGGCTTTGAGCAGGGCAGAGGGGACACCAGCACGAGAGTCTACCAGAATGGAAACGACAGCAATAATGATATCGTAAAGGACATGCGGGTGAAAATGAACCGTATGTCTATCAGCCTGAAGAATGCACGTGGGCAGATTAACACTCTTCAGGGTCGTCTGGAGGAGCTTAACCTTCTCAATTTGCAGAACGTTGAGGATATAGTGGACAGGAAGGTTGAGAACATCACTGGAATGGTCAACAAAATCAGCAGCACCTGCACTTCACAATGTCCAAAAGTAGAGCACCCTGAACCTCAAC CCCTCACAAGCTTCAGTCCCAGAGATTGCTCTGACATCAACTTGCTAGGAGAGCGGCCAAGCGGGGTGTACCAGCTGATCCCTGACCCCAGGAATGGCAGCTTTCCAGTGTACTGTGACATGGAGTCATCTGGAGGTGGGTGGACTGTCTTGCAGCAACGCATCAATGGCAGCGTGAGTTTTAACCGCAACTGGACCGAATACAAAAAGGGCTTTGGTGACCTGAACGGGAACTTCTGGTTGGGCAATGACAAAATTCACCTGCTTACCAAGGCCAAGGACATGGTCCTGCGTATTGAGCTAGAGGACTTCGGCGGCACACGTGGATATGCCAAGTACGATCAGTTCTACGTGTCAAATGAGTATCTCAATTATAGGCTGTCGCTGAGCGGGTACTCAGGCACCGCTGGAAACGCTCTGCAGTTTAGCAAAAACTTCAACCATGATCAGAAGTTTTTCACAACACCCGACAGAGACCATGACATGTATCCTACAGGGAATTGTGGGGAATACTATGGATCGGGCTGGTGGTTTGATTCCTGCATGTCAGCGAATCTCAATGGCAAATACTACAAAGCCAAGTATAAAGGAAAAAGGGATGGAATATATTGGGGAACGTGGCACAACATGACTAACGAGTACTATCTGACAAGCTACAGACAagcatttaaaaatgtcaaaatgatGATCAGGCCAAAAAATTATAGTCCGTAA